The DNA sequence AACAAACGCGGCCGGTTTTTAAAAGCAAAGATGATGAATGAATTATTCTCCATATCAAGCAAACTGATCAATCCGGCAGTCATACTGACTGACAGGGCTGCACGAATCTTCCTGGCTATTCTATCCGGTATAAATAATGCCATTCTTCAAATTCCAAATTCCTTACCTATAAAGCTGGGCGTGATTCTTAGCCTGAAGAACTTCGGCGGCAGAATGAAGGAACGCCGAAAGTCCCGGCCGGGACTTAGGAAGCGGTAAAAGCAGAAATGGCTCTTACATGGGAGAAAGAACCATTTCCGGCGGGCTGCCGGCCGAAGCGGGCAGCGACAAATCAGTTAATCATAAAATTAAACATTTTTTGGTACCCTTTTTTTCGATGTGTCAGAAAAAAAGTTCGCATTATGCTTTTAAGCAAAATCAAAATAGCTTCAGCAGCTATCGCAATCTTCGCTGTTACAGCCGTTCTGGCGTTTACTCCGGATGAAAATGCCAGCCAACAACAAACGCAATGGTTTACCTATACAAGTGGGCCGATAGATGAACCTGCCAGCTATTCTCCCGCCGGAAGTTCCGCGCCTTCATGTCCGGGAGCGACCAATATCTGTGCAATCAGGGCTGCTACATTCGATAACAAACCAGTAATCACTCAAGATCTGGAAGAAGAAATGCAGGACGCTCTTTCCACAGGCGATGATTTAGGGCCTAACGTGCGGCTGCAGAACTGATCAGTTACTTTGCAGCGATACGAACAGGGGGAATGCCTCCTGTTCGTTTGTTTTTAGGCCTGTCAAGATTGCTATCTCTCATTCTGCGGAATACCTGACATATCGATAATTTCATCCGGTATCAGAAACACATATCGCGGATCGTTCGGGGGCAGCTCGTATGTTTGTTCACCGAGCTTTCGCTTTAAGGTTTTCTTAAAACGGTCCTCACTATTTAACCTTCGGAGATCCGACCATCTCAACCCTCTGAAAATAAGTTCTTTTCTACGGTGGCTTAATATTATTTCCAACGCCTCATTCGCATCTGAAGCACTAATCGGCGAGAAGGCATCTTTTTCATATCGTTTTTTTAACAGGTTATTCAGATACCTCATCGCATTATTTACATCGTTCTTCCTCGCCAGGCTTTCCGCCATAACAAGGTACATTTCGGCAGAAGTAATTCCATTAAATATGGTTCCATAGTTTTCTCCGTCATAACTTCCTTTAAAGGCGGCCGACCCATCCTGATTCTCCTGAAAAAAAATAACCCTCCTTAAGTCATCCTCTGCGTAGGACCGGTATAACAGCGTGTCTACCTTACAAATAGAAGGACTAATAGTAGGGCTATAAGCTACAGCGTGAAAAAGTACCTCCTCATTAAAACGCGCTAATGGAAAATCAGCTTCCGGATCTAATGTATTGTAGTCAATCAGGTAATTCTGCAGTTGGAGGCAGGAATCGGCGTAAGCGCCTGCAAGCTCATGCTTCCCCATTACCAGGTATGCCCGCGCAAGTACTCCAAATGCTGCTGCTTTGTTTGGCCTGGTTTTAAAAGCAGTTTCTATTGGCAAAAGCTCCGCTGCCTCTGTAAGATCCTGCAAAATGCGATCATAGGTTTCATTAACGGATGCCCGGACTGTTTTGTCGTGGATATTGGAAGTCAAACGTAAAGGAATACCCCATCCTTTTTCGGGGTCCTCCTCATCATATGGTTTAGCAAACAATTGAGCTAATTGAAAAAAGTTGAATCCCCGGAAAAAAAGGGCCGTGCCTTTTGCATGATCCCATCCAATCCTTCCGGCCTTATTATCAACGCCTTTTTTTTCAATTGTTTCAAGGACCAGGTTAGCAGTAAAGATACACTTGTAAGGCGCATTCCATTGTGCCAAACGAGGCGCCATATCCCCCCAAATGTAGGTGGACTGATCTTCACCTATTCGCAAAGCAGCCCAATCTTCATAAGTCAAATAGTAATCATCCGCGGCCGTTTCCCCAATTGAAGGATAGTTTACGTTCAAAAGATTCACGTTGTTGAGAATCGCCTGCATGTCCTGCAGAGTGACTGGTACAACCAATTTCTTATCAGGCTTAACATCCAGGTATTCTTTACAGGAGACGAGGCAGGTCATTCCGAACAATAAATATAAGGCTCTTATCTTCATGGCTTTCTAGTTAAAT is a window from the Anseongella ginsenosidimutans genome containing:
- a CDS encoding RagB/SusD family nutrient uptake outer membrane protein, which codes for MKIRALYLLFGMTCLVSCKEYLDVKPDKKLVVPVTLQDMQAILNNVNLLNVNYPSIGETAADDYYLTYEDWAALRIGEDQSTYIWGDMAPRLAQWNAPYKCIFTANLVLETIEKKGVDNKAGRIGWDHAKGTALFFRGFNFFQLAQLFAKPYDEEDPEKGWGIPLRLTSNIHDKTVRASVNETYDRILQDLTEAAELLPIETAFKTRPNKAAAFGVLARAYLVMGKHELAGAYADSCLQLQNYLIDYNTLDPEADFPLARFNEEVLFHAVAYSPTISPSICKVDTLLYRSYAEDDLRRVIFFQENQDGSAAFKGSYDGENYGTIFNGITSAEMYLVMAESLARKNDVNNAMRYLNNLLKKRYEKDAFSPISASDANEALEIILSHRRKELIFRGLRWSDLRRLNSEDRFKKTLKRKLGEQTYELPPNDPRYVFLIPDEIIDMSGIPQNER